One Paraburkholderia aromaticivorans genomic region harbors:
- a CDS encoding SDR family oxidoreductase yields the protein MSGVGDRNDAGGAGFERVVLITGAGSGIGAALARRIAAPRSALMLHARGADQEARQRLAQVAADCSANGARCATVFGDLAERGAAEHVIHQTLASFGALDQLVANAGHAQRQTLNALDPDALGAAFATMPAAFAALVKRATPALEASKRGRVVALSSFVAHRYRADTPFAATAAAKAALESLAKTAAAELASHGVTVNCVAPGYTRKDRGPSADNASVWTRAAEATPLGHVAEPADVAALIAFLLSDEARHITGQVIHVDGGLTLG from the coding sequence ATGAGCGGCGTGGGTGACCGGAACGACGCCGGCGGCGCCGGCTTCGAGCGCGTCGTGCTGATTACCGGCGCGGGCTCCGGTATCGGCGCGGCGCTGGCCCGGCGCATCGCCGCGCCGCGCTCGGCCTTGATGTTGCACGCACGCGGTGCCGATCAGGAAGCGCGTCAACGGCTCGCGCAAGTCGCCGCCGACTGCAGCGCGAACGGTGCGCGCTGCGCGACGGTGTTCGGCGATCTCGCCGAACGCGGCGCCGCGGAACACGTGATCCATCAAACGCTGGCGAGCTTCGGTGCACTCGATCAACTGGTCGCCAACGCGGGACACGCGCAGCGCCAAACCCTGAATGCGCTCGATCCCGACGCGCTCGGCGCAGCGTTCGCCACGATGCCGGCCGCCTTCGCGGCGCTGGTCAAACGCGCGACGCCCGCGCTGGAAGCCTCGAAGCGCGGCCGCGTGGTCGCGCTCAGTTCGTTCGTCGCGCACCGCTATCGCGCGGACACGCCGTTTGCCGCGACGGCCGCTGCGAAAGCGGCGCTCGAGTCGCTGGCGAAAACCGCGGCCGCCGAACTAGCATCGCATGGCGTGACGGTCAATTGCGTGGCGCCCGGCTATACCCGTAAAGATCGCGGGCCGAGTGCCGATAATGCATCGGTGTGGACTCGCGCCGCGGAGGCGACGCCGCTCGGCCATGTCGCCGAACCAGCGGATGTCGCCGCGCTGATCGCGTTCCTGCTCTCCGACGAAGCGCGTCATATCACCGGCCAGGTGATTCATGTAGACGGTGGTCTCACGCTTGGTTGA